In Candidatus Micrarchaeum acidiphilum ARMAN-2, one DNA window encodes the following:
- a CDS encoding peptidase S16, Lon-like protease, translating into MAELRFKTTADVKIPGKLVDQVIGQKKAVEIIKRAAKQRRNVLLIGEPGTGKTMLAQAMAELLPAGDLEDVLVYRNTNDENMPIVKDVKTYPDAQSAERMGDGQGRQIVQKERLNSRMSLGKGASLVTPIVLILVIVLFGISLSGIIKGYEIVVLAALILGIMIFGSMLLFMTSLTRRVGIPGMGDSNEPKLIVDNSGKNHAPFIDATGSKAGALFGDVRHDPLQTGGLGTPAHLRVESGAIHKANKGVLFIDEVSSLDPRSQQELLTAMQEKKYPITGQSEMSSGALVKTEPVPCDFILVAAGNLQDIQKMHPALRSRIRGYGYEVYMDSTMPDTAQNRNMLVQFIAQEIKKDGKIPEFDRSAVEAIIEEARRRAGRKNRLTLILRDLGGLIRAAGDSAIENKKKFVTAEDVLAAKSVANPIEAQVINQEIDLRKDYKVFNVKGFATGKVNGLAVVGSSVLSSGIIIPIVAEVTPASSRSEGKFIPTGKLGKIANEAVKNVSAIIKKHIGRDVASYDIHVQFLQTYEGIEGDSASISVAISVLSAMENLPIDQSIAMTGSLSVRGTVLPVGGVTSKVEAAIAAGMRRVIIPQSNADDVYLSKSMRKRIKIIPVRTLADVIKYSMKKSKRREEIIRELRRSEAD; encoded by the coding sequence ATGGCAGAATTACGCTTCAAGACAACCGCAGACGTCAAGATACCCGGAAAGCTGGTAGACCAGGTGATCGGCCAGAAAAAGGCGGTCGAGATAATAAAGAGGGCAGCTAAACAGCGCAGGAACGTGCTTCTCATAGGCGAGCCGGGAACCGGAAAGACAATGCTGGCGCAGGCCATGGCCGAGCTGCTGCCGGCAGGGGACCTTGAGGACGTGCTCGTATACAGGAATACAAACGACGAGAACATGCCCATAGTAAAGGACGTCAAGACGTATCCGGACGCCCAGTCGGCGGAAAGGATGGGCGACGGGCAGGGCAGGCAAATAGTACAGAAAGAGAGGCTGAACAGCAGGATGTCGCTCGGAAAGGGGGCATCGCTCGTCACCCCAATAGTCCTTATACTTGTAATAGTCCTTTTCGGGATATCGCTGAGCGGAATAATAAAAGGCTATGAGATAGTTGTGCTTGCTGCGCTCATATTGGGAATAATGATATTCGGATCAATGCTGCTTTTCATGACCAGCCTTACGAGGAGAGTAGGCATACCTGGAATGGGGGATTCAAACGAACCCAAGCTCATAGTTGACAACTCCGGAAAGAACCATGCGCCGTTCATAGACGCAACAGGGTCGAAGGCAGGCGCGCTTTTTGGCGACGTCAGGCACGATCCGCTGCAGACCGGTGGCCTCGGCACTCCGGCCCACCTGAGGGTCGAGAGCGGCGCCATACACAAGGCAAACAAGGGCGTGCTTTTCATAGACGAGGTTTCCAGCCTCGACCCAAGGTCGCAGCAAGAGCTCCTTACGGCAATGCAGGAAAAGAAATACCCGATAACCGGCCAGAGCGAGATGAGCTCCGGGGCGCTGGTCAAGACAGAGCCCGTGCCGTGCGACTTCATACTGGTTGCGGCAGGCAACCTGCAGGACATACAGAAGATGCATCCCGCGCTCAGGTCTAGGATACGCGGATACGGCTATGAGGTATACATGGATTCGACGATGCCGGACACTGCGCAGAACAGGAACATGCTTGTGCAGTTCATCGCGCAGGAGATAAAGAAGGACGGCAAGATACCCGAATTCGACAGGAGTGCGGTCGAAGCCATAATAGAAGAAGCGAGGAGAAGAGCCGGAAGGAAGAACAGGCTTACCCTCATATTGAGAGACCTTGGCGGGCTCATAAGGGCTGCGGGCGACTCCGCAATAGAGAATAAAAAGAAGTTCGTCACTGCTGAAGACGTGCTCGCAGCAAAGAGCGTAGCAAACCCGATAGAGGCCCAGGTTATAAACCAGGAGATAGACCTGAGGAAGGACTACAAAGTCTTCAACGTGAAGGGATTCGCAACCGGCAAGGTCAACGGCCTGGCTGTGGTCGGAAGCTCAGTGCTTTCATCTGGAATAATAATACCCATAGTTGCAGAGGTAACGCCCGCGAGCTCAAGGTCTGAGGGCAAGTTTATACCAACCGGAAAGCTTGGCAAGATTGCCAACGAAGCGGTAAAGAACGTTAGCGCGATAATAAAGAAGCACATTGGCAGGGACGTAGCTAGCTACGACATACACGTGCAGTTCCTGCAGACCTACGAAGGCATAGAGGGCGACAGCGCCAGCATATCAGTAGCCATAAGCGTGCTGTCTGCCATGGAAAACCTTCCGATAGACCAGTCCATAGCGATGACCGGTTCGCTCTCGGTCAGGGGCACAGTACTGCCAGTCGGGGGCGTGACCAGCAAGGTCGAGGCGGCAATAGCAGCCGGAATGAGGCGGGTAATAATACCGCAGAGCAACGCAGACGACGTGTACCTTTCCAAGAGCATGAGGAAGAGGATAAAGATAATACCTGTAAGGACGCTGGCTGACGTGATAAAGTACTCGATGAAGAAGAGCAAGAGGAGGGAGGAGATAATAAGGGAGCTCAGGAGGAGCGAGGCAGATTGA
- a CDS encoding ribonucleoside-diphosphate reductase, adenosylcobalamin-dependent, which yields MATVVIKRDDSKVDFDRTKIENAVFKAYKSVYDSNVKEAELRKRAENSTTDIVKEIEATGKKEIRVEEIQDIVEKVLMLKDQTVAKSYILYRHKKAEIRAFRASLGIPDDGLKLPINTLIVLASRYLLKGPDGKIAESPKQLFTRVSHYIAAAEKKFGKSDDETNALEMEFYDAITNFKFMPNSPTLMNAGTKLGQLSACFVLPVGDSIVEIFDAVKYAAIIHQSGGGTGFSFSRLRPTNDMVKSTGGVASGPVSFMKVFDIATEQVKQGGKRRGANMGILRVDHPSILDFIVAKENEGTLRNFNISVAITDEFMKALEANRDYSLVNPRNGKVVGKLNARAVWNLIITMAWKTGDPGLVFLDRINSSYSNPVPTLGPVESTNPCGEQPLYPYDSCNLGSINMAKMLKKNDGQYDIDWDELKRITRMGVRFLDNVIESNTYPLKEIEDVTKKIRRIGLGIMGWADMLIKLGIRYDSNEALMLAEKVMSFITENARKMSEELAEERGPFPAFKDSIWYKLGYKPLRNSTVTTIAPTGTISIIAGGASQGIEPIFSVVYMRNVHESLGSNLIEVNNEFEAMAIENNFYSDELMKKLAGRVSIQDVEEIPQEIRRLFVTAYDIAPEWHVRMQAAFQKYVDNAVSKTINFPSWATPQDIEKAYVLAYKLGCKGITVYRDSSKSVQVLQSVEQQKTLTEPSSKTIKSIKEKHAKGSVEPMTVSQIKSSAGGYVMEVQQAQQCPECGSNMIAAEGCYTCPKCGYSKCD from the coding sequence ATGGCGACCGTTGTAATAAAGAGAGATGATAGCAAGGTGGATTTCGACCGCACCAAGATAGAGAACGCGGTGTTCAAGGCATATAAGAGCGTGTATGACAGCAACGTCAAAGAGGCCGAGCTCAGGAAGAGGGCGGAGAACTCCACGACCGACATAGTGAAGGAGATAGAGGCCACTGGCAAGAAGGAGATACGTGTCGAGGAGATCCAGGACATAGTGGAAAAGGTGCTCATGCTGAAGGACCAGACCGTTGCAAAGTCGTACATATTATACAGACACAAGAAGGCAGAGATAAGGGCATTCAGGGCATCGCTGGGCATACCTGACGACGGACTGAAGCTGCCGATCAACACTCTGATAGTGCTTGCATCAAGGTACCTCCTGAAAGGCCCGGACGGCAAGATTGCAGAGAGCCCAAAGCAGCTGTTCACCAGGGTGTCGCATTACATAGCGGCTGCGGAAAAGAAATTTGGCAAGAGCGACGACGAAACCAACGCTCTGGAGATGGAATTCTACGACGCCATAACGAACTTCAAGTTCATGCCGAACTCGCCCACGCTGATGAATGCCGGGACAAAGCTGGGCCAGCTCAGCGCGTGCTTCGTGCTGCCGGTAGGCGACTCGATAGTGGAGATATTCGACGCGGTAAAGTATGCCGCAATAATACACCAGTCAGGAGGAGGCACTGGCTTTTCTTTTTCAAGGCTGAGGCCGACCAACGACATGGTTAAGAGCACTGGAGGGGTTGCTTCGGGACCGGTGTCTTTTATGAAGGTATTCGACATCGCCACGGAGCAGGTAAAGCAGGGCGGCAAGAGAAGGGGCGCAAACATGGGCATACTCAGGGTCGACCACCCAAGCATACTGGACTTCATAGTGGCAAAAGAGAACGAGGGCACGCTAAGGAACTTCAACATCTCGGTCGCAATAACCGACGAATTCATGAAGGCGCTTGAGGCAAACAGGGACTACTCGCTTGTGAACCCAAGGAACGGAAAGGTGGTTGGCAAGCTCAACGCCAGGGCGGTATGGAACCTTATAATAACAATGGCGTGGAAGACTGGGGACCCGGGCCTTGTGTTCCTGGACAGGATAAACTCGAGCTACTCCAACCCGGTGCCGACGCTGGGGCCTGTAGAATCGACCAACCCGTGCGGGGAGCAGCCGCTTTATCCATACGATTCGTGCAACCTCGGATCAATAAACATGGCAAAGATGCTCAAGAAGAATGACGGCCAGTACGACATAGACTGGGACGAGCTGAAGAGGATAACGAGGATGGGCGTAAGATTCCTTGACAACGTCATAGAATCCAACACCTACCCGCTCAAGGAGATAGAGGATGTCACCAAGAAGATAAGGCGCATAGGCCTCGGCATCATGGGCTGGGCTGACATGCTCATAAAGCTGGGCATAAGGTACGACAGCAACGAGGCTCTGATGCTGGCTGAAAAGGTCATGTCCTTCATAACTGAAAACGCCAGGAAGATGAGCGAGGAGCTTGCGGAGGAGCGCGGGCCGTTCCCGGCATTCAAGGACAGCATATGGTACAAGCTGGGCTACAAGCCGCTGAGGAATTCGACGGTCACCACCATTGCGCCCACTGGCACCATAAGCATAATAGCAGGCGGAGCGTCGCAGGGCATAGAGCCGATCTTCTCGGTAGTCTACATGAGGAACGTGCACGAAAGCCTGGGCTCCAACCTCATAGAGGTCAACAACGAGTTCGAAGCCATGGCCATAGAGAACAACTTCTACTCCGACGAGCTGATGAAGAAGCTTGCCGGCAGGGTATCAATACAGGATGTCGAGGAGATACCGCAGGAGATAAGGAGGCTGTTCGTCACCGCATACGACATAGCGCCGGAGTGGCACGTGAGGATGCAGGCTGCGTTCCAGAAATACGTTGACAACGCTGTGTCAAAGACGATAAACTTCCCGAGCTGGGCAACGCCGCAGGACATAGAGAAGGCGTACGTGCTGGCGTACAAGCTTGGATGCAAGGGCATAACAGTCTACAGGGACAGCAGCAAGAGCGTGCAGGTTCTGCAGTCTGTAGAGCAGCAGAAGACCCTGACCGAACCTTCAAGCAAAACAATAAAGTCGATAAAGGAGAAGCATGCCAAAGGATCTGTAGAGCCGATGACGGTTTCGCAGATAAAGAGCAGTGCTGGAGGCTATGTAATGGAGGTGCAGCAGGCGCAGCAGTGCCCAGAATGCGGATCAAACATGATAGCTGCGGAGGGCTGCTATACCTGCCCCAAGTGCGGATACAGCAAATGCGATTAG
- a CDS encoding histidine triad (HIT) protein — protein MASKCIFCEIVAGRASSYTVYEDEHVRAFLDIHPVSRGHTLIVPKEHYENIYDIPEQEVAHIAIAAKKLAVLYKDRLGAEAANLLQSSGRTAQQEVFHFHMHLIPRYAGDGVKMAFRGGGSRNAQGIEEAFAMISGNEGVK, from the coding sequence ATGGCGTCGAAGTGCATTTTCTGCGAGATAGTTGCGGGCAGGGCTTCTTCCTACACAGTATACGAAGACGAGCATGTCAGGGCCTTTCTTGACATACACCCTGTGAGCAGGGGCCACACCCTGATAGTGCCTAAGGAGCACTATGAGAACATATACGACATACCAGAACAGGAAGTGGCGCATATAGCGATAGCTGCAAAAAAGCTTGCAGTGCTCTATAAGGACAGGCTAGGCGCAGAGGCTGCGAACCTCCTGCAGTCCTCCGGCAGGACCGCACAGCAGGAGGTGTTCCATTTCCACATGCACCTCATACCCAGGTATGCCGGAGACGGGGTAAAGATGGCCTTCCGTGGCGGTGGGAGCCGGAATGCACAGGGCATAGAAGAGGCCTTTGCCATGATATCCGGCAACGAAGGCGTAAAATGA
- a CDS encoding major facilitator superfamily MFS_1 produces the protein MQDAKPKENLILLVVVIGTLMASIDSTIVLLAFPAITQALHSTISTIIWVILAYIIVVAVLSTQLGRIGDIYGRAKMFNLGFAIFTIASFLCGIAPTDVTLILFRIVQAVGGALISSNSGAIIADTFDRSRIGRAYGFTSMSWNIGALLGIVLGGVITTFIGYRYIFFINVPIGIFAVALGIKYLKDRTRTNERVDLIGMALLGAAIALISYSGIEYASVGANAVNSALFTIGVLLAIAFVLFDRKAKMPTINFSMFHNKVLRNSMMAALFQGLGFMGVTFLLIMYLQGVRGYTPLIASLILLPGYVVSGILSPIMGRYSDRYGARNIATIGIAFMVAGVAFYILFLGVSSPVYYVVLGTIITGFGGAMFWPSNNSAVMANVRGELRGAASGTLRLFGNMGLIGSFVIAFVAAASAMPRYLAFEVFAGISKVIGGVGRGFVNGMHAAFITLILMLALAGLFSFIRGREDRSGSVEAEHKGKSLHGKAE, from the coding sequence ATGCAAGACGCAAAGCCGAAGGAGAACCTCATACTGCTAGTTGTAGTTATCGGAACACTGATGGCCTCGATAGACTCAACCATAGTCCTGCTCGCGTTTCCAGCAATAACCCAGGCGCTGCATTCGACGATATCAACCATTATATGGGTCATCCTTGCGTACATAATAGTTGTGGCAGTGCTCTCCACGCAGCTAGGCAGGATAGGAGACATATACGGAAGGGCGAAGATGTTCAACCTGGGATTCGCGATATTCACAATAGCGTCTTTCCTGTGCGGCATTGCCCCTACAGACGTAACACTCATACTCTTCAGGATCGTGCAGGCGGTCGGAGGGGCTCTTATATCGTCCAACAGCGGAGCCATAATAGCGGACACGTTCGACAGGAGCAGGATAGGCAGGGCCTACGGATTCACGTCTATGAGCTGGAACATAGGCGCGCTGCTTGGCATAGTGCTGGGCGGAGTGATAACCACTTTCATAGGATACAGGTACATATTCTTCATAAACGTGCCGATAGGCATATTTGCCGTTGCATTGGGTATTAAATACCTAAAGGACAGGACAAGGACCAACGAACGCGTTGACCTGATAGGCATGGCCCTGCTGGGCGCCGCGATAGCCCTCATATCCTATTCGGGCATAGAATACGCCTCTGTAGGTGCCAACGCCGTTAACAGCGCCTTGTTCACAATAGGTGTTCTGCTTGCAATAGCCTTCGTGCTCTTTGACAGGAAGGCCAAGATGCCCACGATAAACTTTTCCATGTTCCACAACAAGGTGCTGCGCAATTCGATGATGGCTGCGCTGTTCCAGGGGTTGGGATTCATGGGGGTCACGTTCCTGCTGATAATGTACCTGCAGGGGGTGCGAGGCTATACCCCGCTCATAGCATCGCTCATACTGCTGCCCGGGTATGTGGTAAGCGGCATACTCTCACCAATCATGGGAAGGTATTCAGACAGGTACGGGGCGCGCAACATTGCGACTATAGGCATAGCCTTCATGGTGGCCGGTGTTGCTTTCTACATTCTGTTCCTGGGAGTCAGCTCCCCGGTGTACTACGTAGTGCTCGGCACAATAATAACTGGCTTCGGAGGCGCAATGTTCTGGCCTTCTAACAACAGCGCAGTAATGGCGAACGTGCGCGGAGAACTCAGGGGCGCGGCTTCAGGGACGCTGCGTCTTTTTGGAAACATGGGGCTGATAGGCAGCTTCGTCATAGCGTTTGTGGCGGCTGCCTCGGCAATGCCAAGATACCTGGCATTCGAAGTTTTTGCAGGCATATCCAAGGTAATAGGCGGAGTTGGAAGAGGATTCGTGAACGGAATGCACGCTGCATTCATTACCTTGATTCTGATGCTTGCGCTGGCTGGGCTATTCTCTTTCATAAGAGGCAGGGAAGACAGGTCAGGCAGCGTAGAAGCAGAGCACAAAGGCAAGAGCCTTCATGGCAAAGCAGAGTAA
- a CDS encoding glycosyl transferase family 2 — MPYECIFVIPARNEEKSIVETVNRVSAAMEQAFDSFKVVVVDASSTDSTPQILERLARENSRLDVISGTRPHQKGFDIHNAFMKYDSSIYGFLDSDTPEMSQYILPAANLIKGGYDIVIGSRYKGGAKLDRPKSRVVVSGLYNKTINAIFGDGILDHQCGFKLFSKNAWAAISPLAREKKWPWDTEVLLIARGMGMKIYEMPISWRDSRGRTPIENISRVLSDASIFIPATLRFIYRFKILHRLSKA; from the coding sequence ATGCCCTACGAATGCATTTTTGTCATACCTGCAAGGAACGAGGAGAAAAGTATAGTGGAGACGGTGAACAGGGTATCTGCCGCAATGGAGCAGGCTTTTGACTCATTCAAAGTTGTGGTTGTGGATGCCTCCTCAACTGACAGCACCCCGCAGATACTCGAAAGGCTTGCAAGGGAAAACAGCAGGTTGGACGTAATTTCAGGTACACGTCCGCACCAGAAGGGATTTGACATACACAACGCATTCATGAAATACGATTCTTCAATATATGGCTTTTTGGACTCCGACACGCCAGAGATGTCGCAATACATATTGCCAGCCGCAAATCTCATAAAGGGAGGATACGACATTGTTATAGGCTCCAGATACAAGGGCGGGGCGAAGCTCGACAGGCCCAAGTCAAGGGTCGTGGTGTCCGGGCTCTACAACAAGACGATCAATGCAATATTTGGCGACGGTATACTGGACCACCAATGCGGTTTCAAGCTTTTCAGCAAAAATGCATGGGCCGCAATATCGCCGCTTGCCCGCGAGAAGAAATGGCCCTGGGACACTGAAGTGCTGCTTATAGCAAGGGGGATGGGCATGAAAATTTACGAGATGCCGATATCGTGGAGGGATTCGAGAGGCCGCACGCCAATAGAGAATATCTCAAGGGTCTTATCTGACGCATCGATATTTATACCGGCTACGCTGAGATTTATATACCGGTTTAAGATACTGCACCGCTTGTCCAAGGCGTAG
- a CDS encoding DNA topoisomerase (ATP-hydrolyzing): MSGGKGKAEGTTDKLEEFGEGILYDIKMKRNPKFTVTTRTRSNIKYDDKDGFLRLGNSKEEHSFINVAQAKRFMQTVAIAAKCHDFVKQNLHTTIRGLFYQLKYSLGEDIDENIFNEQSESNPLIEDLEVALGIKREYMHLNANRKGVLAGNMKVIDRFGDDRIEIDTGKTGRSGWAIPSDVDNDIEFVDVKAKYVIVVEKDALWQRLNEDGFWKKENAILISPQGQAARGTRRLIRKLADQGLPVYVFNDGDAWGWYIYWTIKTGSMNLAYIGRDIATPEARFIGVTMADIEHYDFLKNLTMRATEVDIKRAQEMLNYPWINRHKEWVAELKKVLETKKKLEQDTLQGPRLTFVDDYIREKIKNRDFLP, translated from the coding sequence ATGTCCGGAGGAAAGGGCAAGGCGGAGGGCACCACGGACAAGCTAGAGGAGTTCGGAGAGGGAATACTCTACGACATAAAAATGAAGAGGAATCCAAAATTTACCGTGACAACCAGGACTAGGTCAAACATAAAATACGACGACAAGGATGGATTCCTCAGGCTTGGCAACTCGAAGGAGGAGCACAGCTTCATAAATGTGGCGCAGGCGAAGCGGTTCATGCAGACAGTTGCAATAGCCGCAAAGTGCCATGACTTCGTCAAGCAGAACCTGCACACGACAATAAGGGGACTGTTCTACCAGCTTAAGTATTCGCTTGGGGAGGACATAGACGAAAACATATTCAACGAGCAGAGCGAGTCAAACCCGCTGATAGAGGACCTCGAGGTCGCGCTGGGCATCAAGAGGGAGTACATGCACCTCAATGCGAACAGGAAGGGCGTGCTTGCGGGCAACATGAAGGTGATCGACAGGTTCGGCGACGACAGGATTGAAATAGACACCGGCAAGACAGGCAGGAGCGGATGGGCCATACCTAGCGACGTGGACAACGACATAGAGTTCGTGGACGTCAAGGCAAAGTATGTCATAGTAGTCGAGAAGGACGCATTGTGGCAGAGGCTCAACGAGGACGGATTCTGGAAAAAGGAGAACGCAATACTGATATCGCCGCAGGGTCAGGCGGCCAGGGGCACCCGCAGGCTGATAAGGAAGCTTGCAGACCAGGGACTGCCAGTGTACGTTTTCAACGATGGCGACGCATGGGGCTGGTACATATACTGGACCATAAAGACCGGGAGCATGAACCTGGCCTACATAGGCAGGGACATCGCCACTCCGGAGGCGCGGTTCATAGGCGTAACTATGGCCGACATAGAGCACTACGACTTCCTGAAGAACCTTACCATGAGGGCCACCGAGGTCGACATAAAGAGGGCGCAGGAGATGCTCAACTACCCGTGGATAAACAGGCACAAAGAGTGGGTCGCAGAGCTGAAGAAGGTGCTCGAGACAAAGAAGAAGCTAGAGCAGGACACGCTGCAGGGCCCGAGGCTCACGTTCGTCGACGATTACATAAGGGAGAAGATAAAGAACAGGGACTTCCTTCCATGA
- a CDS encoding methionine aminopeptidase, type II, which translates to MQEKENEDGKATKEESEDILKKARQVGARAAEALEMAKGLVKPGAKLIDVAEKLEKFSREGGMYPAFPLNLSINSEAAHYTPRLDDDKIFSEKDVVKVDFGVGLDGVLSDCAITIDLSGEHQKLVEAVHEALMAAISKVHAGVEVREIGAAIEHEISSRGYKPIKNLGGHGVDVHDLHSYPFIPNYDNLGDTKLEEGKLIAIEPFATEQRGRGMVANGDIQEIFSFEGEKLVRLPSARKLQDEIMSKYPHEPFAARWLGGIAGTRFDLYTGMAELVKYGAVESHPMLVEIGGGIVAQEELEVYVEKDGCEVVTKR; encoded by the coding sequence TTGCAGGAAAAAGAGAACGAAGATGGAAAAGCTACAAAGGAGGAGTCGGAGGACATCCTCAAGAAGGCAAGGCAGGTCGGGGCAAGGGCCGCAGAAGCTCTGGAAATGGCTAAGGGCCTTGTGAAGCCCGGGGCTAAGCTGATAGACGTGGCGGAGAAGCTGGAAAAGTTCTCGCGCGAAGGCGGCATGTACCCTGCATTCCCGCTCAACCTCTCGATAAACAGCGAGGCGGCGCACTACACACCAAGGCTGGATGACGACAAGATATTTTCAGAAAAGGACGTTGTTAAAGTCGACTTCGGCGTAGGCCTGGACGGCGTGCTCAGCGACTGCGCAATCACGATAGACCTGTCTGGAGAGCACCAGAAGCTCGTCGAGGCTGTTCACGAGGCGCTAATGGCTGCAATATCGAAGGTGCATGCGGGAGTCGAGGTGCGCGAAATAGGCGCTGCCATAGAGCACGAGATATCAAGCAGGGGCTACAAGCCGATAAAGAACCTTGGCGGTCACGGGGTTGACGTGCACGATCTGCACTCATACCCGTTCATACCTAACTATGACAACCTTGGCGACACCAAGCTCGAGGAGGGCAAGCTGATAGCCATAGAGCCCTTTGCAACAGAGCAGCGCGGCAGGGGAATGGTCGCAAACGGCGACATACAGGAAATATTCAGCTTTGAAGGGGAAAAGCTGGTAAGGCTGCCTTCCGCAAGGAAGCTCCAGGACGAGATAATGTCGAAATACCCACACGAGCCGTTCGCTGCGCGATGGCTTGGAGGCATAGCCGGCACGCGGTTCGACCTGTATACTGGGATGGCGGAACTGGTAAAATACGGGGCCGTGGAGTCACACCCGATGCTTGTAGAGATAGGCGGTGGAATAGTCGCTCAGGAGGAGCTCGAAGTATACGTCGAGAAGGACGGCTGCGAAGTCGTGACCAAGCGCTGA
- a CDS encoding methyltransferase small has protein sequence MIDKKRLKFEEYNGIKAFYIPRLNGGATSFGHDFVPIVKSMFGRVGTICEFCSGPGLIGFSLLANELCDRLCLVDINPEAIELCRYTIEQNGLEGKVDAFVSDGLKNVPANQVWDLVISNPPHFDGSEKEYKNDLIAIDPGWRVHREFYADVGAHLNKGGRILFVENSAGSNYAMWEKMIKENGLVPVKEFVYSGPRPKNNILKNGMARLSDSVRDGTLFSKGIRYHANMAARLVKGTYKYDKFYYVLSQKA, from the coding sequence TTGATAGACAAAAAAAGGCTCAAGTTCGAAGAGTACAACGGCATAAAGGCATTTTATATACCAAGGCTGAACGGCGGAGCAACAAGCTTCGGCCATGATTTTGTGCCTATAGTAAAAAGCATGTTTGGCAGGGTAGGCACCATATGCGAATTCTGCTCGGGTCCCGGGCTCATAGGATTCTCGCTCCTTGCGAACGAGCTTTGCGACAGGCTGTGCCTTGTAGACATAAACCCCGAAGCCATAGAGCTTTGCAGGTACACAATAGAGCAGAACGGCCTTGAAGGGAAGGTTGATGCCTTCGTGTCAGACGGCCTCAAGAATGTTCCTGCGAACCAGGTCTGGGACCTTGTAATCAGCAACCCGCCGCACTTCGACGGCTCTGAAAAGGAATACAAAAATGACCTAATAGCGATAGACCCGGGATGGAGGGTGCACAGGGAGTTTTATGCCGATGTAGGGGCGCATCTCAACAAGGGAGGCAGAATACTGTTCGTTGAAAACAGCGCTGGCAGCAATTACGCCATGTGGGAAAAAATGATAAAGGAAAACGGCCTTGTTCCTGTGAAGGAGTTTGTATACAGCGGTCCGCGCCCCAAGAATAACATACTCAAAAACGGAATGGCACGCCTTTCCGACAGCGTTAGGGACGGGACCCTCTTTTCCAAAGGAATCAGATACCATGCCAACATGGCTGCAAGACTGGTCAAGGGCACTTACAAATATGACAAATTTTATTATGTTTTAAGCCAAAAGGCATAA